From the genome of Cryptococcus depauperatus CBS 7841 chromosome 1, complete sequence, one region includes:
- a CDS encoding adenylylsulfate kinase: protein MATNITFHPGAVTQEERDDLLDQKGCTIWLTGLSASGKSTIATALEQHLLHKKLHAYRLDGDNIRFGLNKDLGFDQTSRVENIRRIGEVSLLFALSSTISVTAFISPYMSDRQLARELHEKHSPTIPFIEVFIDAPLEVVEQRDPKGLYKKARTGEIKNFTGVSAPYEAPEKPEIHIKTNEVDVEGAVGIIVKYLEEKRLISA from the exons ATGGCTACCAACATTACCTTCCATCCTG GTGCAGTCACTCAGGAAGAACGAGATGATCTTTTGGATCAGAAAGGGTGCACTATCTGGCTCACTGGTCTGAGCGCTTCCGGAAAG TCTACTATTGCTACTGCCCTTGAGCAACACTTGTTACATAAAAAGCTTCACGCCTATAGGTTAGACGGTGACAATATCCGTTTCGGTCTCAACAAG GATCTCGGTTTTGACCAGACTTCTCGAGTGGAAAACATTCGCCGAATTGGAGAggtctctcttctctttgctctctcttcaaccatATCCGTTACCGCATTTATCTCTCCATACATGTCTGACCGACAACTCGCTCGAGAATTGCACGAGAAACACTCTCCGACGATCCCTTTCATTGAAGTCTTTATCGACGCCCCTCTCGAGGTCGTTGAGCAGAGAGATCCTAAGGGGTTATATAAAAAAGCTAGGACGGGTGAGATAAAAAACTTTACAGGTGTTTCAGCACCTTATGAAGCACCAGAGAAACCAGAGATTCACATCAAGACGAATGaagttgatgttgaaggtgCTGTTGGGATTATCGTAAAGTATCTGGAAGAAAAGCGTCTTATTTCCGCTTGA
- a CDS encoding ribonucleoside-diphosphate reductase large subunit, giving the protein MVMWIYKRDGRKEPVAFDKVTARINKLSYGLDPNFVEPAEITQKVVQGIHAGITTVELDNLAAETAAYLTTKHPDYAILAARIAISNLHKETKKVFSAVVHDLYSWVNPKTGKHAPMISQDVYKVVMDNKDVLDSAIIYDRDFAYNYFGFKTLERSYLLRINGKIVERPQHMLMRVAVGIHGGNIDKALETYNLLSERYFTHASPTLFNSGTPHPQMSSCFLVAMKDDSIDGIYDTLKTCAQISKTAGGIGLHIHNIRAKGSYIAGTNGYSNGIVPMLRAYDATARYVDQGGNKRPGAFAIYLEPWHADVFDFIDLRKNHGKEEVRARDLFYALWIPDLFMKRVESDGDWTLMCPAECPGLADVYGEEFEKLYESYEQQGKGRKTIKAQKLWFAILEAETETGVPYMCYKDAANSKSNQKHLGTIKSSNLCTEIMEYSAPDEVAVCNLASLALPAFVDLEHRTYDFKKLHEITKVVTKNLDTVITRNYYPVPEARNSNMRHRPVGLGVQGLADAFMALRMPFDSPEARELNIQIFETIYHAALEASNELAIELGPYESYEGSPISKGLLQYDLWGRTPTDLWDWSELKAKIAQNGVRNSLLVAPMPTASTSQILGWNECFEPYTSMLYARRVLSGDFQVVCPWLLRDLINLGLWNDDMKQLIIAAGGSIQSIPQIPDELKKIYRTVWEISQKAVIDLAADRGAFIDQSQSLNIHLANPSFPQLTSMHFYGWKRGLKTGCYYLRTRPSANAIQFTVDASTLKTAKNLASTAKTLLPAASSAPGVSDRVDTDNLVAPMRKVTIATVASSHSVPTQAILASDSRDRSPEPSEEEEVTYEEAKRRAEERAQAALQCSIENKDACLMCSG; this is encoded by the exons ATGGTGATGTGGATTTACAAGCGCGATGGGCGCAAGGAACCTG TGGCATTTGACAAG GTCACTGCACGA ATTAATAAACTCTCCTATGGTCTTGATCCCAACTTTGTCGAACCTGCCGAAATCACTCAAAAGGTAGTTCAAGGTATCCATGCGGGCATCACTACCGTTGAGCTTGAC AACCTTGCGGCTGAGACAGCTGCCTACCTCACTACCAAACACCCAGATTATGCTATTCTTGCTGCCCGTATTGCCATCTCTAACCTTCATAAAGAGACCAAGAAAGTCTTCTCTGCTGTTGTGCACGACCTGTACTCTTGGGTCAATCCCAAGACTGGCAAGCATGCTCCTATGATCTCTCAAGATGTCTACAAGGTTGTCATGGACAACAAGGACGTTCTTGATTCTGCCATCATCTATGATCGGGACTTTGCCTACAACTACTTTGGCTTCAAGACTCTTGAAAGATCATACCTTCTCAGAATCAATGGCAAGATTGTAGAGCGCCCCCAGCATATGCTGATGCGTGTCGCCGTTGGTATTCATGGAGGTAATATTGACAAAGCTCTCGAAACTTACAATCTCTTGTCTGAGAGGTACTTTACTCATGCGTCTCCGACT CTTTTTAACTCTGGTACACCACACCCTCAAAtgtcttcttgcttcttggTCGCCATGAAGGATGATTCTATTGACGGTATTTACGACACTCTAAAAACCTGTGCCCAAATATCAAAGACTGCAGGTGGTATTGGTCTCCACATTCACAACATTCGCGCCAAAGGTTCTTATATTGCCGGTACCAACGGTTACTCCAATGGCATCGTTCCCATGCTCCGAGCTTATGATGCCACCGCGCGATACGTCGACCAGGGCGGTAACAAGCGCCCTGGTGCTTTTGCTATCTACCTTGAGCCTTGGCACGCCGATGTCTTTGACTTTATTGACTTGAGGAAAAACCATGGCAAGGAAGAGGTTCGTGCTCGAGATCTTTTCTATGCTCTCTGGATCCCAGATCTATTCATGAAACGTGTTGAGTCTGATGGCGACTGGACTCTTATGTGTCCTGCCGAGTGTCCTGGTCTTGCTGATGTCTatggagaagaatttgagaaGTTGTATGAGAGTTACGAGCAACAGGGCAAGGGCAGGAAGACTATCAAGGCGCAAAAGCTCTGGTTTGCCATCCTGGAAGCCGAGACAGAGACTGGTGTCCCTTACATGTGTTACAAGGATGCTGCCAACTCTAAATCTAACCAAAAACACCTCGGTACTATTAAATCCAGTAATTTGTGTACTGAAATTATGGAGTACTCTGCTCCTGACGAGGTTGCTGTCTGCAACCTTGCTTCGCTTGCCCTCCCCGCCTTTGTCGACCTCGAGCACCGTACATACGACTTCAAGAAGCTTCATGAAATTACCAAAGTTGTTACCAAGAACCTTGACACTGTCATCACTCGAAATTACTATCCCGTCCCTGAGGCCCGCAACTCCAACATGCGACACCGACCTGTTGGACTTGGTGTCCAGGGTCTTGCTGATGCTTTCATGGCTCTCCGTATGCCCTTCGATTCTCCAGAGGCTAGAGAGTTGAATAttcaaatctttgaaaCCATCTACCACGCGGCTCTTGAAGCGTCTAATGAGTTGGCTATCGAGTTGGGTCCTTACGAGTCTTATGAAGGCTCCCCCATCTCCAAGGGTCTTTTACAATACGACTTGTGGGGTCGAACTCCTACTGATCTCTGGGACTGGAGTGAGTTGAAAGCCAAGATTGCTCAAAATGGTGTTAGGAATTCTTTGCTTGTGGCCCCTATGCCTACTGCCTCTACTTCCCAAATCTTGGGCTGGAACGAGTG TTTTGAGCCGTATACTTCTATGCTCTATGCGCGAAGAGTCCTCTCTGGTGACTTCCAGGTCGTCTGCCCATGGTTACTGCGTGACCTTATCAATCTTGGTCTCTGGAACGATGACATGAAGCAGCTCATCATTGCGGCTGGTGGTTCTATCCAAAGCATTCCTCAAATTCCTGAcgaattgaaaaagatttaTCGAACTGTTTGGGAAATTTCTCAAAAGGCTGTTATTGATCTTGCTGCCGATAGGGGTGCCTTTATCGACCAGTCTCAATCCCTCAACATTCACCTTGCCAACCCCTCCTTCCCTCAACTGACCTCTATGCACTTTTACGGATGGAAGCGAGGTCTCAAGACTGGTTGCTATTACCTCCGAACTCGTCCTTCAGCCAACGCTATACAATTCACCGTTGACGCTTCAACTCTCAAGACTGCCAAGAATCTGGCATCAACTGCCAAAACACTTTTGCCCGCTGCCTCATCTGCTCCTGGCGTAAGCGATCGCGTTGACACTGACAACCTTGTCGCTCCTATGAGAAAGGTTACAATTGCCACTGTGGCTTCCTCCCATTCTGTTCCAACTCAAGCCATTCTGGCATCTGATTCTCGCGACAGAAGTCCCGAGCCTagtgaggaagaagaagtcacttatgaagaagcaaagaggAGAGCGGAGGAGAGGGCCCAGGCGGCCTTGCAATGTAGTATTGAGAACAAGGACGCTTGTCTGATGTGCTCTGGATAG
- a CDS encoding eukaryotic translation initiation factor 3 subunit A, whose product MPPIYAKPENALKVKELLALGTLQSQQQAFDNLVEVFQSKRFKQTPTTVLEPIVTKFIDLCVTLDRKAYVKSGLLVFKSAVQTTSIASIERALNHFIAQAEARLSAAVEQAKKEVAALPDVPVVDDDLPLQPASLLLDAFVDNAGDRERIERRLIGPAQKFCWDAYDICLDIAKSNDRLEVIYQSIAHRAFSFCKIHQRKTDFRRLCEQRLRKDLANAAKYPNQQHAINLSDPETLGRFLETRFLQLETAVELELWQEAFRSIEDVHGLIAGRKSTKASMMANYYEKLTQIFKAEGGKQTAVFHAAAWARYYQQAERAGSVNDKASGCVLLSALAVPLGEVETKQRLVALLNLPKMPTREALVSDAAAKHLKRVPSDIRQIYDILEIDFEPTTASKVLAPLIINLAPEYQPYLPALRDVVLSRLLQELAQVYDSVTISHIMNLVKPLENTPWATDVSSLEKFLVTACQRDDIRASVDHVTKTITFVSSNAAPARLQSLAVCLYNTISYLSPSSLVPAPPSRSEAFAVALAQAEEERKLASHKRQIIIRRRELLEEAKIRREKEESTALAERLKAKAEEETRRAKEEAKQAEIDRVRKQINETKEAEAKQLAASLAAQGALKVDISTIENLDSSKLVAMQVEQLAKEKKEFSEKLRIVGKRVDHLERALRRAELPLLTEDYERQKKEDRAAWETANEIARQQAIEQQKAAKELKERLARMLPDYYEMKERLESQMETELKQARDEARRRIEEEKAELKARVIKKFKEERARKAKEAADAEERKRCEEESAARQAEEEAKKAAAAETAAQTLATLKAEKEAERQKALEISRRQQEREQEAFDRRAAEKAATVPRQGVYRPPSAYGGASQPWRSTKQLSEAQSTVSNKVSPPASTLSPSPANTTMTNADTSNGPGNSGAAPEKPGAWRRGANRRAMPSTRGST is encoded by the exons ATGCCTCCAATCTACGCAAAACCAGAAAATGCGCTCAAAGTGA AGGAACTTTTGGCGCTCGGCACTCTTCAGTCTCAACAGCAGGCATTTGACAACCTTGTAGAGGTATTTCAGTC CAAACGATTCAAGCAAACCCCAACTACTGTTCTTGAACCCATCGTCACAAAATTTATTGACCTCTGTGTCACTCTCGATCGTAAAGCGTATGTCAAGTCTGGTTTATTGGTCTTCAAGTCTGCAGTGCAAACTACGAGTATCGCTTCTATTGAAAGAGCGTTAAATCACTTTATTGCTCAAGCAGAGGCACGTCTTTCCGCTGCTGTTGAACAAGCAAAAAAGGAGGTTGCTGCCTTGCCAGATGTCCCCGTGGTAGACGACGATTTACCTCTTCAACCTGCTTCCCTCTTGTTGGATGCTTTTGTCGATAACGCAGGCGACAGAGAAAGGATTGAACGAAGGTTGATTGGTCCTGCTCAAAAATTTTGCTGGGATGCTTATGATATCTGTCTCGATATCGCCAAGAGTAACGATAGGCTCGAAGTGATTTATCAGTCTATTGCCCACCGTGCCTTTAGTTTTTGCAAGATTCATCAACGGAAGACCGATTTCCGTCGTCTTTGTGAGCAAAGACTCAGGAAGGATCTTGCCAATGCCGCCAAATACCCAAACCAACAACATGCCATCAATCTTTCCGATCCCGAGACGTTGGGCCGATTCCTTGAGACTCGTTTCCTTCAGCTCGAGACTgctgttgagcttgaacTTTGGCAGGAGGCCTTTAGATCTATTGAAGATGTCCACGGGTTGATTGCTGGCAGGAAAAGCACCAAGGCTAGCATGATGGCCAATTATTATGAGAAGTTAACTCAGATCTTCAAGGCTGAGGGTGGTAAACAAACGGCTGTTTTCCATGCTGCTGCTTGGGCTAGATATTACCAACAGGCGGAGCGTGCTGGCAGCGTCAATGACAAGGCTTCTGGCTGTGTCTTGCTTTCTGCGCTTGCTGTACCTCTCGGGGAAGTTGAGACTAAGCAACGACTTGTAGCTCTTCTTAACCTTCCTAAAATGCCCACTCGTGAAGCTCTTGTTTCTGACGCTGCTGCCAAACATCTCAAGCGCGTTCCCTCTGATATTCGTCAAATTTATGACATTCTGGAAATTGACTTTGAGCCCACCACTGCCTCCAAAGTTCTCGCTCCGTTGATCATCAATCTCGCCCCCGAATACCAGCCTTATCTCCCCGCTCTGCGCGATGTTGTATTGTCTAGATTATTACAAGAGCTAGCTCAAGTTTATGACTCTGTCACCATCTCTCACATCATGAATCTTGTCAAACCACTCGAAAACACTCCTTGGGCTACCGACGTCTCCTCGCTTGAAAAGTTCCTCGTTACCGCTTGCCAACGAGATGACATCCGTGCATCTGTTGACCATGTCACCAAGACGAttacttttgtttcttccaATGCTGCCCCGGCCAGGCTACAGTCCCTCGCTGTCTGCCTGTACAACACTATTTCTTACCTTAGCCCCTCTTCCCTTGTCCCTGCTCCTCCATCTCGTAGCGAGGCGTTTGCCGTTGCTCTTGCCCAGGCAGAGGAAGAACGCAAACTTGCCTCTCATAAGCGACAGATTATTATTCGTCGTCGTGAATTACTGGAGGAAGCTAAAATCCGTCGCGAAAAGGAAGAGTCTACCGCTCTTGCTGAGCGTCTTAAAGCCaaggctgaagaagaaactCGACGGGCTAAAGAGGAAGCTAAGCAAGCTGAGATTGACCGAGTTCGTAAACAAATCAACGAGACCAAAGAAGCCGAGGCTAAGCAGCTGGCTGCCTCACTTGCTGCCCAGGGTGCTCTTAAAGTTGATATTTCTACCATTGAGAACCTTGACTCTAGCAAACTGGTAGCAATGCAGGTGGAACAGCTCgccaaagagaagaaagaattcTCTGAAAAGTTGAGGATCGTGGGCAAGAGAGTGGATCATTTAGAACGTGCTTTACGTCGAGCAGAGTTGCCTTTGCTGACCGAAGATTATGAGCgacaaaagaaggaagatcGAGCTGCATGGGAAACTGCAAACGAGATCGCTCGACAGCAGGCCATTGAGCAGCAAAAAGCTGCGAAAGAGCTTAAAGAAAGACTAGCTCGAATGTTGCCTGATTATtatgaaatgaaggaaCGTTTAGAGAGTCAAATGGAGACTGAGCTAAAACAGGCTAGGGATGAAGCGCGACGAAGgattgaggaggaaaaggcagagTTGAAAGCAAGGGTAATCAAGAAATTCAAGGAGGAAAGGGCAAGAAAGGCTAAGGAAGCAGCTGATGCCgaggaaagaaaacgaTGTGAAGAAG AGTCTGCTGCTAGGCAagcagaagaggaagctaAGAAAGCTGCAGCAGCTGAGACTGCCGCTCAAACCCTTGCCACACTCAAGGCCGAAAAGGAAGCTGAGCGCCAGAAAGCTTTAGAAATCTCCAGACGTCAACAAGAACGAGAACAGGAAGCCTTTGATCGAAGAGCGGCCGAGAAGGCCGCTACTGTCCCCCGGCAAGGCGTTTACCGGCCACCTAGTGCTTATGGCGGAGCTAGTCAACCATGGCGGAGCACGAAACAGCTTTCTGAAGCTCAATCTACTGTGTCGAATAAAGTTTCTCCTCCTGCTTCTACTCTCAGTCCATCCCCTGCAAACACCACGATGACCAATGCTGATACATCCAACGGACCTGGAAACTCTGGAGCTGCTCCTGAGAAGCCTGGTGCATGGAGGAGAGGTGCGAACAGGAGGGCAATGCCGTCGACCAGAGGAAGTACATAA